The Panicum virgatum strain AP13 chromosome 3N, P.virgatum_v5, whole genome shotgun sequence genome includes the window AACTGCTGGGGAACGCGAGGAAGCAAGCTCTAtgatggctaaggtgcgctctcgctccctccttcttcttcctcctctcgctctcggctctgggctctaggtgcaggggaggcggagaaggcaggggagacgaaggcgagatggccaggtgagcccaaacaatcctCCCTTCCTCGCTTTTATCCATCAAGACGGGCGGAATCGCTGCCGCAGCCCAAATCCACCTCATTGAATGCAGTAGATTTTGCTGTCACCGATAGCTGGGCCCCATGACCGCGGAGTCCCCCACGCGCGCACTTGGTAATAATTACGGCGTGGTAACCGACGGGTGCGGCGCGACTGTAGCACTGTTCCATccttcagccgccgcccacgcctcttcGCCTACCCGAGGCAGCCACATGAAAAGGCGCGCCCCGCACCGCGCTACGCATACTGGGCCACGTAGCCCACGACTAGCGGGAAACTGGCGCACACAATCGGCGACTCCGCGCCGTTTTAATGAACCATTACGGAATATTGCCCCGGGGATCCCTTACCGTCGAAGGAAAtcaatttcgaggccttactgatcaggggttcgaagcctggcccgtcgagggttcgacaggcaaTCCAGATCGCCAAAGttagggactgcatggatgtgccatacaagctaccctcgaatgtggagttcgagacatcctacacagtgttcaagtccagtcgagggtgcctagcaggaggatcccatcgagggagagcatagAGCCCtcagaccctatcgaatgggtccgagccccgcctagcgaacctttgcgagcgctttatgtgacgtatCCACAGACcacaagccgacccttatcgaacggggcacggacgtccacttgaaccacccgatAATAGCTCACTAAAGTAGCCATAGCttgcggcccgggcatgggtagcatggtgcgcttcacccctcctccctgcggaagggtgaCGAGGGTCATAATAAAAGTTGAGGAtcccctgaatgccttcacgcaggccagggctcgggggctcctcgcacccTCGAGTGGATCGACAAAcgtcgattgtgaagttccACGTGTTTAGCCAAAACCCCCAATTTTAACGCGCGCCTGCCAGATGGTTCGACGGGACACCGAGTCATTGTGCCAGCACAAAAAACatcgaggccggctgaaaggaacgCCGATGCTAGCTGAAAAGGAAGCTGAGCAGCCTCCCcagtaaagcaaccaagcagggcgacgtttatagcccttggacgagtgcaaacactcctccaatgcctcgggggctacacccgcgggtgcgctgacatgcccccacggaggaaacttcacacattcgaggatcaAAATCCTATGCAGGCATGCTTGGACTCCTTCGGCAGCATGACGGCGACATGCCCAGCGGCGGCACCATGGTGCTCGAggcgactatgatctgcatagGCAACTCGGAGTGGCCACTTCACTGCTTCTCCAGTGACGAACCCCGATCCCGGATCAGACTCCTCTAACAATGCTCCCCGGAGCACCGTTGCGCCCCCACCGGGAAAACCAAGACCACCACAGTCAGTACCCGAGTCACACCCTCGAAGGGTTAAGCTTCTGCAGGACCGATGCTCACCTTTACACTCTCGGTCATCCTCTCCGCGAAGAAGAAGGAGACTTCATTCCTCTttgcaaacaaagattacaaaggtttaccggctcgaagccgtcgaaaagtacaaacgcattgccacctgaatggcaattttccctgtcttggggaggagcgagcgccgatgaagagcaccgagtcctTGGCCGACATTACGACCAGGCTGGTCGGgattgcgaggagcagcccctAGACCGTATGGGTCCGAAGGGATGCCcttctcgcaagctttcttctagcttcTCCTCCACTGAAGACCTTGCGGGGggccaagctggcggacagcaccctctacGCCACCTTCCCGAGAGCGATATTGTCGCCAAGAGGAACGATGCAAAGAACGGCCGCGAAACCTGGCGCCGATGCCATGGTCAGGCATCTCAACgccccttcaggctgagggacatcgcagaagcaggactTCACAGGCCCCATGTTCTTCTGTTAattccactgaagctgagggacggtgagcacgccctctccagcATTTCCTCgctgctcgcaagcattcttctagcatcaaagcctaaagAAACCAGGCCACCCCGTCTGGGGGTCGGCCGTGAAAGGCAAATGGACACATTACGAGACTTAGGCGAcgctagaagtaagagcatggaagttggagaggaaaaggagtcccacaacccctatttatagctgcgtcagGCGCCAAGCTTTAAGCCTGTCGCAAggggaaggcttggaccgcccgtgacggtgcggcactccacgagcaaaagatgccctcggttaccgTGCCAAGACGTGACTAGACAAggcaaagccgagcccctggacgctgagcagtgcagcatcggcgctggctgactgccctcgaacggcgcatcACAAGGCAACCAGGGAAAGCAGGGCTGAGACCCTGCACGTGGGACAGCACGGCATTAGCACTggctgcagagcagcaggcgccatcatgACCCTGGCCTGCTCAGCACGCTGACTCATCTCGTCACCAAAGCAAAACAAGAAGGGGCGCGTGCCTCAGAGTATTTTTTctgcaggcgcactaccccgaccgacgagttgtcacgtCCACCGTGCAAGCGCCCGGACGCGCCCGGCGGGAACGCAACGATGATCGATCACATCAAGGGGTAAAATCAtcaaataccctttggccgaatcacCTGACTCGatcaaaggctcgggggctactgtcaggtaccatgattaggggcaccctaattaggggactaaaatcgccctaaaaacacaaacatatgctgggcaaccgggcccacaaaGGCATACAGCCTCCTTACAATCCGGAAGAAacgaaaggactcaaagaagcccaatatgCGGCCCACGTACATAGTGCGACCCATCCAAGCTCCATTgaacccgcggggtgatctccgcctcgctcgagggctccccgtcgAGGCTCTCGACcacgccccgcatctccgcctcgctcgagggtagcgagcctaccctcgggggagcGGATCGTCTTCGCCTCGCTTGAGGCCACCCCTTGActgaaaggacaaacggcccttccgctcacccgctcgccatacgaaggcattaaatgtcaaccactcctccacagcgcccgagtcagacggcgtcaggccgccattccccacagtggctgtgaccggagtctcaTCTGCCAAccccggtcactgctccgccattccggacgctgcggccccactgtgggaacctgcgatgctgtgcgagacgtgctcggcactgctccgacaactgtgctgccaactccccatacctccttcaaactttcccctccgcggagccctcgaacggcatgggcacgaccctcgaaaGCGGCgccggccttgaccaggacaagaccttGGCCTGCATGACCCTCGGAACGTCGTCACGCCACGCCTAGAGGATGGTACCCcctacagcaacgaccacgccatccgctggagctacaagggcaccggcgcgatctccgcaaggccggggacgacgcccaggacgactgccacgccagacgccataccccacagtatACTTTCTACTGTGCTCgatcactgcacccccgcgattcggggagaagacgacgacttccgcgatctcctgtgcatgtacaccgcccctccttgtgtctatgaaaggaggaggcgggctttatCTTAAGGGGGATTGATCCGGTAGAACACAACACTCAGTAccactcacagagcacatacgctcttctgagcctcgatattggcactcgcctcaatcaactcctcctctagcagagatctgggagcttccctccctctctcgcctcgcttgtaccccatactacaggcacccccggtgcaagacagtacagtgctctcgcacacccttttgctggacgtacggctccgcggccggaaccagaataaacccgtgcgtgattgtgttgcctcttgcatcaaccatctaggacGAGGAatacgcagcatcatcactagttgggaccggaccgccgggtcaggacaccgacaccaGTCATGGCACTTCATCATAGTAAATCAAGCAAATTCAATGGGTATAAAGAAACAATTATTCGGCAGGAACCTTTTCCGAGACTCCTAGTAGTAATTTCTGGTCCTTGATCATAAAGATTCGAACTCGTCGACAACCTCTCCATTTGTTACATAAagggttttgcagcaaaaaaaatatagagtATGTTTGGAGGAACTAAAATTGTGTTATATTTTAGCACCTATTAGACATTTGCTAAAATTTTTAAGACTTGGCTAAATTTTACCACCCCATTATCACTggatacggatacggataccctagtactaaagtttagcacttccACTCAATATCACTTGGATCCAAACGGAATCTAAATTTAGATTCAAACTAGAGAGCAAAAATATACTCAGAATCAACTTGTAAATGCACTAGTAATATACTTCAAACAAAATAGGAATTCACAGATTGCATGGCATAAATATATACATGATGATCCATACTCAATGTTGCCGGCAAAACCGGAGGCTCTGTGCGAAATTATGAATTGGGGCCCTAGTGACAGACACAGCTAAGGCACCAGCCAGGGTGCCAGACCACGCAAGCGAACGCTTAGGTGTTGTGTCGCTCAATCGTAGCTCGATCGCTGTGACCTGCGAGTACCCAGCGAAGTTTGGGAGACGAAACTGCAGATGTCACGACTCGCATTGTGCCTGGCGAGCGGTGACGGCGGAAGCTGAAATGATCACGCCGCAGTCTGTGGATTGAATCGAAAGACAACAATCGAGCGGCACATTTCCTCTTCTATGGCATATTTGGACCACAGTTTGCTTTGTATTAACCAAAAGACAATTATAACAAAACTTACTATATAACTAGACCATACTTAATATATTTTGGGGACTCCTTAAATTTGGGGGCCGTGCGGTCACACAGACCCCACGGGCCTGTGGTTGGCACAACGTTTCTTATAAAAAAAAAATGGTTGGCACAGAAGCGCAGCCCTATCTGTTTGTTTGGGCCTTGCCATCGATCGCTTACTCACCtgttctctgtttttttttcctcttttgaATTAAGAAAAGGTATAGCAATTTTGTTTCtgttttcatataaaaatcttGCTTAAACAAAGAATTGAATCTACCAATTTCTTTGAAATTCCTATGGAATGGCCTCTTCGATGGACAtttttcaggaaaaaaaaagatgctcTTCCCTTCATCTCCTAGGATTTCCGTGTAACAATCGACAAGAGGTACAAAAAATTCACGACAAACTGCAAACAAATACTATAAGCAAGACCATACAAGAATATTTGAGATAATAACACAGTCACGATCAATAATTAATAAATAGTAAGACTGGTTCACTTAATATAGATACGTCGTAAGCGTTGCAACGCACACACCTCTGTGGCACACCGTGACAAGTTCAAACACACCACGACCTCAGTTCAGGAAATAAAAACACAGCTGCATCGGCAATGCACCAGCTCATACCAGACAACTAGACCACGCGAACTAGAGTCTGTCACAATTGGAATTTATTGACCATACTAGATACTACCCTGACACTGACTCATTACTGAGAAGACAATAGTAGATTGTAATAATCCCTCCTCATGGAGCATCATCAGAACTCAGAAGGCACCATCCATGTCTGCTTCGTAGTAGCATCACCAGACTCCAAGCTCGGATCAACAGAGAAAGACACCATCTCCAAAGCACTAACGTCACCAACTCACCATGCTTGCAGATTCTAGTTGCTTAGACCTTCTTCCCTCCGCCAGCTCCTCCTGGAAGTGAAAGATGCAAGCGTCAGAGAAACAACCAATAGTAGAACATGAAGAACAAAAAGAAGTAACTAGTACCGACCACGGTTTCCTTGCACCGATCGTTTGGATGTTTCAGGGTCATCCCGTCCCGGCGCGGCCCGGGCCAGCACAGGCTCCTCTCGGACCGCGTTCACTTGAGTTTCGGTTGATTGCTATTCATAGTCTTCGTCGTACTCCCCGTCAGACAATTCATCACCTTCCTGGAAGGCACTGACATCAGCTGGGTAGCGGAGGATCCCACCAATCCCGCCAAATCCCCGGCAGAACTGAGAACCTTCCTGGGACTTGTTGGTGACAAACTCCAGCGTGCAGCCAAACTGGTGGTAGTTCTCAGCAAACCACTCCAGCAGTAGCGTGTTGTCAATGACCTCAAGATCTCCGGATGTTGCCTCATCAGTGAAGTTGCGCTGATCAGCCTCCTGTGTGGTGTTCAGATACTTCACTACTGTTTCTCCAGTGGCGCTGTTCTTTAGCTCATACCGCCTGACATCAAGGTTTTCCCACACAATCAGTGTCTCTACCGCTCCCATTTCCAGGGCTGTCATGGTGTCATCCACACCGAGGACATACTTTCCTGTGTCCTGGCTTATCTCCTCAAAGTACTTCCCGATCAGCTTCTTTTCTTGGACAAACTTGACATCAGAAAGAACCTCGGCAGACATCTCAATGGCTTGGTTGAAGCCACTTTCCCCTCCATAAGACACATCAATCATCTTGACAACCTTGGCCTGCAGACGCGGATCAAACATCTCTGATTTTCCCAGTTCGGTCTTGAAGTCAGCAGAACCAGCAAGAATAAGCCCAACAATGTTTGGCTGATTGGTGGCAGGATTGATGAAGTACTGTGTCGCAAGCTCAGCAACTTTGCGCAGGTAATTGTGTCGCCTCTCCATGCGCAGGCGGGCAAAACGGACTGCAGATTGCCCTCCTCGCCCATGCTTCTTTGGGAGATCAACACTAAATTTGTAAAGAACTTCCCTGCTGTTGCCACTCAGAGTGCCATACAATGTTCCATTGCCATCCATGACGATGAACCCAAATTTATCATCAGACGCCAGGAGCTCATTCAGTGCCTCAGTGTGGAACTTGTTGTCACAGAGATACAGGGAAGCGTTAATGGGCCTAAATGGCTCAAAGTCAAAGGTTACCTTCTTCTCTTTGCCATCATCAGTGACAATTGTTCCAGTATAAAGCACTAAACCATTGGGGGGAACTCGATTGTAAAGCTTCAACCTCTGTTGAGCTGAGGTTATGGCAGCCAAGACAGACAGACGGTTGACTCTGCTCTTGATGTTCGAGGCAGTTCCATACTCATCACCCAGCATCTTAGTGACACGTGAAATCTGGTCCCGAGGCGGCATGATGAGAGAAATCATGCTAGTGCCATTGCCCCTAGCAGCATCAACCGCTTTGATTAATTTCTTGACCCTCCAGATCTCAATGTTCTTGTCAGCTTCATGTCCCTCGCCCATCTTGAAGTGTTTAAGCATTAACCTTCACCTAAAATACAGACAACTGAAGGTCAGGAAAAAATACAGGCAAGTCAAATACAGTTGAAAACATGACAACTACCGAAATAATGCTGCAATAGTCCTACTCAATCAATTATGACAACATCACAAATATTTAGGAATTAGGACCTTCAGGATCTTCCATGAGGTTGCACGAAAAGAATTATACATAACCAGGCCAATTTTGGAGTGTCCTAGCTTTGACAGAACATAATTAAGAACGCACCAGCTGATGCGTATGGAAATAAACAGGCTAAAACAGTAAAAATGATTTAACAATGACAAACTAACCGATAACTAACATCTCTAGCAGAGCTGCTAAAAATGCATGTAAAAAAAGTTGGAAAAGCCAAGCAGAGAGTACTGGAGAAAAAAATCAATCAAGAAATGGGCACTGGTCTGTCCATCAAACACAACATGAACAGATTTATAGCTATTTAAAGATTGCTTATCCACTTAACACATTGTTTTTTATTTACAAGGTTCTATCTATGTGAAAACAGAGGTGAACAAAACTAATAGGTATCTTATATTTCAATAGAAGAAGCAATTGTAATCAGCAGGATGAAATTTTGTACCAAAAAATAGAGCAAAATCTTAGCCACAGTTGATAGTGGAGCATAAGTGCACTGTATATTATCACTTTTCATTAGAAAGAAATACGTAATAATGGTATGATGTGAAACCAGAAGACCTTTGCATGTATGATACTTCATTGTAAATTGGTGCCGGCATCATCATGATATTAACATAAACAAATAAGAAGCAAGGACACACTATTTTTCTTTCATTCCAATAGAACAAGTGCATATCTTATCTTCAACATCCATGCTAATGAATAAATCTAACAAACCAGATTCCAGGGCTTTCTGTCTCACTAAACTGAACATGTCATGTAAACTAGATCCAGAGATATCATAAAGAGACCTAAAAAGTAAAAACCAACGCATAATTTGAGAATAAAAGAAGCAGATTGAACACCCATAACATTCTTGGAAATTCAAGTACAAACTCTATCTAGATGCATACAGAAATAACATCCGTCACccagaaaaaaatacaaataacaCCGTCAGGAGCAGATCCTCCTGCATGACAACACGATCAGGCATGGACGCATGTTTTCGCGTCATCAAGAGCAAGCACGCGCGTGTTTCAGAACACAAAGTTGGATCAGGACAAAACAACCCATGCAGGGCCAAAAATCTAGAGAGGACTTGGTCAGGTAAACAGAGCAAGAACATCCCCACAGTCGACGCTCCATCCAGTACAGATAGCGCTACATCACGATACTTAATCCACCACCCCAAATTGGTCTATGTTTTTCCCTCTCCGAACGACAGAGAAAAAACACTAGCGAAAAATTCATCGCCGAATTGATCGCACTACatcataaagaaaaaaaattcatcgGAAAAAAAACACTAGCGAAAATCGATCTATGTTTTTTTCCTCCTAAACGAATTGATCCATAAATAATGCCAATAACGTTTGTACGGTACCATCTGCGGGGCCAAGAGCCGTAGATTTCAACGATCTATCATGAATCAAGCATTTCCATttctaatgcaaccaaacaagcGATACGCGCACACACCAGCGTTCCATCCAGTTGAAAACCGCAACAAACCCATGCTAATCCGGGCGTCATCATGATTTCACGAGAACAGATCGACGAAATCTTGCAAGGACCGATCCCGATCGATCCCCTGATCCCCAACCACGACGAAACCCTCGGTTTAACCAACCAAATGACCGCAGGtacataaagaaaaaaaagaaaaacgaaGACATCGGCAGAGGCATCGCACCTGCGCGGGGGGCTTGGCCTTTGTTTTGGGACCGCGAGTGGCAGAGAGGCTTATATGGGGTGGGATGGAATGGCGAGGTGGAGGCCGAGATGGTTGCGAACTCCTGCGAACGCGCACGATGCTTTCGGGAGAGGGCTCCGCGTCCGCGGAGCGCGTACACCGCGGGGAGCACGAGCGCCGATCGGGATCAGGGTATCAGACGGTTACGAATAAGCTATGTGtatgtgttttctttttttcttttttaccttGCGAACCAAGGAAGTGTTTTTATTGGTAAGATTTTTCTGACCAAAGTGCGAAGTCAGAGTTAGGACTCGGCATGAATGATGACTGTGGCAACACGCTTTCAACTTTATTGATAGGGAAAATGCACGTTGGCTAGGATTTGTCGCACGGAGAGTGAAAACGAAATTGGTTCTTAAGTATATAATAATGTACATCACCGTTTTAGTTGTCCTGCAATAACGCATCAATCATATGAAACGTTGCAAGTAGAATTTTTTGTCATGTCTTTTAGCGTGGCGCTGAAGTTAACTTTACATAGCAATTGTTTTGCAAGAATAGTGACCCATCTTTCTACTCCGTGGAACCTCAAATCATACATACACTGTGGCAACAAAATTGGACGGGCATATACTGGCTGTGTACGCGTAGCGCCCGCGCGAGTGCTAGTACGA containing:
- the LOC120665684 gene encoding eukaryotic peptide chain release factor subunit 1-2-like encodes the protein MLKHFKMGEGHEADKNIEIWRVKKLIKAVDAARGNGTSMISLIMPPRDQISRVTKMLGDEYGTASNIKSRVNRLSVLAAITSAQQRLKLYNRVPPNGLVLYTGTIVTDDGKEKKVTFDFEPFRPINASLYLCDNKFHTEALNELLASDDKFGFIVMDGNGTLYGTLSGNSREVLYKFSVDLPKKHGRGGQSAVRFARLRMERRHNYLRKVAELATQYFINPATNQPNIVGLILAGSADFKTELGKSEMFDPRLQAKVVKMIDVSYGGESGFNQAIEMSAEVLSDVKFVQEKKLIGKYFEEISQDTGKYVLGVDDTMTALEMGAVETLIVWENLDVRRYELKNSATGETVVKYLNTTQEADQRNFTDEATSGDLEVIDNTLLLEWFAENYHQFGCTLEFVTNKSQEGSQFCRGFGGIGGILRYPADVSAFQEGDELSDGEYDEDYE